DNA from Nitrospinota bacterium:
ACCTCAAATTCAGGCGGCCCAACATCCCCATCACCCGGCGGCCGGCTTCGTCCGGCGCGACCTCCTCCATGCATTCGTGCTTGCGTTTGCAGGCGCGGGAAAAGCAGGGGACGCAGTTGAGCTTCGCTTGCAGAATATCGACCGGGCCGCGGCTGACGGGGCCGGTCTTTTGGGGGGATGTCGGCCCGAAAATGGCCGCTATCGGGCGGTCGAACGCGGCGGCGATGTGCATCGGGCCGCTATCCACCGTCACCATCAAGGCGCAGCGGGCCAACAGCGCCGAGGTCTCCGCGAGGCCCAACCCCCCGGCCAGGTTGTACAGCCCGTCCCGGCCATCGATGATCCGGTTAATCAGCGGAACATCCGCTTCCGACCCGGTGAATACCACCGGCAAACCGCTCTTGCCGCGGACATCCCCCGCGAGGGCGTGCCAATGGGCGGCGGGCCACATTTTGGTTTTCCAGCGCGCCCCCACATGAAACACCACAAAGGGGCCGCGGATGCCGAGTCCCTCCAGCAAAGTATCCACCTGGGCGCGGGATTGCGCGGGAATATCGAAAGTGAAATCGGGGCGCGGCGGCGGCTCGATGGCGAAGAGCGACAGGGCGCGGAACAGCGCCGCCACTGCGTGGGGCTGTTTGCCGGGTTCCACCTGGTGGCTGTAAAGCCAGTGGCTTCCCTCCCGCGCGTTGGAAAACCCGGCGCGGATTTTCGCGCCGGAGAGCGCGGTGATCAACCCGCTGCGGAGCAATCCCTGCAAGTCGAGGCAGACATCGTACTTTTCCCGCCGTATCCAATTCATAAGCGTGGCGATCTCCCCCCATGTGCGCGGGCGGTGCCACTCCTTCCCCCACGCCGCCCGGCGGAAGTGCCAGACCCGGCGTACGCCCCGGACGTTTTTGACCAGTCCGGCGTACGCATCGTTCACCACCCAGTCCACTTCGGCGTACGGCACAGCCTCCTTGAGCCGGTTCACAAACGCGATGGCGTGTACCACATCGCCGATCGAGCTGAGTTTGACAATAAGGACTTTCATCGCCGTCCGTCCGTTCTCCGCAGTTTCAGTTCCGCCTCGGCCTTAAGCCACGGGTCGAGACCGGGGGCCGCCAGCGTTTTTTTGAAAAACGCCGCGGCGGCGGGACGGTCGCCCCGCTTTTCGCGCAGCGAGCCGCGCGCGAAATCCAGTAGCGGCTCCCATTGCGCGCGCACCGCGGAATCCACCTCGGGCAGCCGGCCAAGCAGGCGCAAAATCGCCGCCTCTTCATTCGCGGCATCCCCCAAACCATGATACGCGAGAAGACGGTCGAACTCCGCCGCCATGGTGCCCGGCAACTCCCGTTCGAGGGCCGCGATCCATTCCAGCGCCTTATGCGGATTTCCTTCATGCAGCACATATGTGCGCGCCAGGAAATCGGCAACCTCCACGCGGGAAAGCACCGCGGCGGCATACGCCTTTTCGGCCAGCGCCAGCCCCTCCTCCTTCGTGCCGCTTAAACCGAGCAGCCCAACGATCCACCGCAGCGGCGCGGGAAGCCTCCCCACATGATATTTGTATATCGCCGGGCCGATCATCGCATCCCCCTGGCCGGGATAGAGCGCGTAGAGACGGTCGAAAAGGGCGGTGCATTTTTTGCCGTGGGACATGGCGCCGAAATAATTGCCGCCGTAACCGTGCATCCGGGCGAGGAAGGCGTGCGCCCCCGCCTTGTAGAAGAGCGCCTCGAAATCGTCCGGCTTCTTCGCCAATATCGCGTCGCACAGAACGATCACGGCGTTGAGGTCGGCCTCCAGCGGCGCGCCGTCCCGCACCTCCCTTTTCGGCGGCGTGGTAATGCCATAGAGCGACGCCATGACGCGCCAGCGGGCGTCCGACTCCGTCATCCCCCAGCCGATGGCGGCGGAATAAAACCGGCCCGCCGGGGAAGAGGGGTATGTGGTGACAAGCCGGGCGAAAACCTCTTTCGCCTCCGTGAAGCGGAGGCGGTAGGAATAGCCGAGCCCCCGCAGCACCTCCTCTTGGCCGGTGAATACCGCTTCCCCGGCAAAAGCCGGACAAATCGCGGCGGCCAGCCAAAACAGAACGAAGAACAACGTACGCGGCATCGGCTAAAAATTCCCCATGCGGCGCTTCAGCTTCGCCACCAGCTCTTCCGGCGTTATCCGGTGCTTGGCAATGCAGACGCCGTTGTGGAAAAGAAGCGGGATGTCGAGCCCGTATTCGTTTTGCAGCCGCGGGTCGGCGGCAACATCCACATAGGTGACGGAAAGCGGGATTCTGCGGGACGCTTCACGGGCCGCCGCCGCCATCTCCCCGCAGAGGGGACAGTCTTCCTTGGAATACAGGAGCAATTCCACCGGTTCATGCATCTTCCCGAATCCCCTTTCAACAGGCGCAGTTTACCACTTTCCCACGCCGCCCCATATGGAGACGGCTAGCGCGGCTCGTACCGCCTGACAAGCCAATCGTTGTTGCTCCGCTCAAGCGTCATCCGGTATTTTACGTCTATACAGGCGAAAAATCCGCCTATCTGGCCTATGGGAGTCTCATGCGGTATAACCAATAAGCCGCCTTCCCGGAATCTGTCGGTGAACCGTGAGATATAAATCGTCCGCCGCTCCGGGGGCAGAAGCCAAAACTCGCCGGTGGGCGCCATCGGAAGCCAAAACCGGTAAAGCCCGATATCGTCAGCCGGCCCTTTGGAATCAGCATCGGCTAACGGCGGAGGCATCATTAAGGTCATCACCACCAGCGGATCCCCCTTTT
Protein-coding regions in this window:
- a CDS encoding glutaredoxin family protein: MHEPVELLLYSKEDCPLCGEMAAAAREASRRIPLSVTYVDVAADPRLQNEYGLDIPLLFHNGVCIAKHRITPEELVAKLKRRMGNF
- a CDS encoding glycosyltransferase family 9 protein, producing MKVLIVKLSSIGDVVHAIAFVNRLKEAVPYAEVDWVVNDAYAGLVKNVRGVRRVWHFRRAAWGKEWHRPRTWGEIATLMNWIRREKYDVCLDLQGLLRSGLITALSGAKIRAGFSNAREGSHWLYSHQVEPGKQPHAVAALFRALSLFAIEPPPRPDFTFDIPAQSRAQVDTLLEGLGIRGPFVVFHVGARWKTKMWPAAHWHALAGDVRGKSGLPVVFTGSEADVPLINRIIDGRDGLYNLAGGLGLAETSALLARCALMVTVDSGPMHIAAAFDRPIAAIFGPTSPQKTGPVSRGPVDILQAKLNCVPCFSRACKRKHECMEEVAPDEAGRRVMGMLGRLNLR